AATCTTCCAGTTTACCTTATCATTCAAGGCAAAAACCGCCAAGGCAGAAATCATATATAGAAAAACGACCGAAACCTTGGTAGCGTTGGAACGTACCAAAGACATTCTATTAACGTAATGTAAAAATAAAATCATAAGGAAACCAAGGCCTGCGTTAATGAATCCGCCATAAATTCCAAAAAAGAAAAATACTACGATTCCTATCCAAAGGTATTTTCCGGTAAGCCGCTCTTCTACATCCTTAAAATTAATTTTTGGACTGAAGACGATGATGAACACCACCAAAATCATAACTATAGCTAAAATTCTATTGAATACCTCCCCTTTGACATCCACCGCAATGTAGGCGCCAATAATTGAACCAAGAAATGCAGCTATTCCCAAATAGGCATTAAAGGGAAAAGTGGAAACTCCCTTACTCTTAAAACCTGCCGTGGCGAGCGCAGTCTGTATAACGATAGCAACCCTATTGGTACCGTTGGCAATATTCGAAGGAAGTCCTAAAAATATGAGAACGGGGAGCGATAGTAAGGACCCGCCGCCAGCGACCGTGTTAATAAAACCTACAGCAAAACCCACTACGACCAGCAAGGGGTAATGATACCATTCCTCCATAATGCAAAAATAAAGGGTTGTACGGTATTTAACTAGGAAATAATTATTCTCGTGGATAGCAAGATTACGTTCGGTGTTCCCAGTAAGGAATCCTTGGCAAACACAAAACCCACACCAAAGCTACGTTTGGTTGGTTTCCCATGCAAAAAGGCACAATCGAAAACAACAGGGATTCACTCCGTGCATCCCAAAAGGAAGTCCTGAGCAAGCATAAAACCAACTCCAAAGCTACGCTTGGTCGGTTTTGTATTTTAGGTTATTTCGCTCAAATAAATTTGGCTCATGCCGTAAAATACAAAACCCGAAACTTTCGTTTCGGGTTTCTTTTGCGGAGAAAGAGGGATTCGAACCCCCGGAGGTGTGACCCTCAACAGTTTTCAAGACTGCCGCATTCGACCACTCTGCCATTTCTCCAAGTGTCTCATCAGGTATTCCCTGAATGCGGGTGCAAATATAGAAAGCTTTTTCTATCTATTAAAGTCTTTTTGGTAAATAAATCTATAATTAAAACGAACTAAAGGGTATATATTATTGCCTATTACATTTATCCTTGTTACTTTTTCCCAATACTAGCATAAAACATGGAAGTACCTTTGGTAAGTATACTCATCCCTTTTAAAAACACCGCCCCTTTCCTGGAAGCTTGCCTAGATTCTATTATCTCACAGACCTTTACAAACTGGCAAGTCTTGGCGGTAAATGATAACTCTAGCGATATGAGTTTGGCTATTGTTCAAAAATATGCGAACAAAGATCCAAGAATAAAAGTTTTCAATACTAACGGACGGGGAATTATTGAAGCGCTCCGAACTGCCTATGATTATAGCGAAGGAAAATTTATCACCAGAATGGACGCTGATGACCTAATGACACCAAAACGTTTGGAGCTTATGGTGGCCGATTTAGAACAATACGGAATGGGGCATATTGCTATTGGACAGGTTAAATATTTTTCAGAAAAGGGTATTGGAGACGGTTATGAACGGTACGAAAAATGGTTAAACGCATTGACCGAAAAAGGCACGAACTTCTCGGAACTGTATAAGGAATGTGTAATCCCCTCCCCGTGCTGGATGCTACATAAAGTTGATTTAGATGCCTGCGAAAGCTTTAAACCTGATGATTATCCGGAAGATTATGATCTAACTTTTAGGTTTTATGAGCATGGGCTTAAAGTCATCCCTAGTAAACAGATATTACTTTTATGGAGGGATTATGATCATAGAACCTCTAGAACTAGCGAGCACTATGCACACAACTACTTTTTGGATATAAAGCTGCGCTATTTTGTTAAACTACATTATAATCCCAATGAAAATTTGGTTATTTGGGGCGCTGGAAATAAAGGAAAAACGATAGCGAAAAAATTAATTGAACGAAAAGTTCTCTTTCAATGGATATGTAATAATCCCAAAAAAATAGGAAAAGAAATTTACGGCAAAACACTTTTACCTATAAATTCCTTAGAAAAAATACCAAACTCCCAAAGTATTATCGCCGTTGCCAACGAAGAGGAACAAAAGCATATACATGACTATTTTAATAAAAAGGGGAAAATCTCCATGAAAGATTATTTCTTTTTCTGTTAAACCAACTTACATAAATTGAAACTTAGCAACGAGGTTCTTTTGGCGTTAAACAGTCTATTTTATTAAGAATCAACTTCTATATTTTAGTTATCTTTGAGCAATCAAAAACAGGAATGCAGTTTAAACATCCAGAATTTCTTTGGGCCCTTTTTCTACTACTCATCCCTATTTTTATTCATCTTTTTCAACTCCGGAGATTTAAGAGAACACCGTTTACCAACGTAAAACTACTGCAACAAGTGGTCTCCAAATCCCGAAAAAGTAGCACCTTAAAAAAATGGCTGTTACTCTTTTCAAGGCTCGGCATCTTATCTGGTCTGGTCCTAGCATTTGCGCAGCCTTTTAGCGCTAATGAAAATGCGGTTAGGGAAAAGGAAAACGTTTTCTACTTGGATAATTCCTTTAGCATGCATGCCAGGACAGCGAATGCTACTTTATTCCAAAATACCGTTCAGGAATTTATACAACGTGTTCCAGAAGATGAAAAGTTTCATCTGTTCACTAACGATAACACGTTTTTGGATGTTGAAATAAGTGACCTTAAGAATGATCTGCTAGAAATGAAGCCCAGTGCCGAACAGTTGACCTTAAAGGAAGTTGTTCTAAAGGCAAAAACGCTTTATAGCCAAGATAATAGCAAGCAGAGAAACACTATTATTATATCCGATTTTCAACAGCGTTTAGGCGACTTGCCCAATGATAGCAATGCCACGACAAATCTTTATTACATCAATCCACTTAAAGAAAAAGTAGAAAACATCACAATCGATTCCATTTATCTCAATCCCAATGAAAACGGTAGCTTGGATTTAACAGCGTTGGTCAGCTCAAATTATAGCGTAGAGACCACGGCCGTGTCCCTGTATAATGGTAATAAATTAATTGCAAAAACGGCAGCCAATTTTGATACGAACAATAAGGCCAAGGTCTTGTTTTCGATTCCTTCAGATGAAGAGATAAACGGCAGGATAGTGCTTGCAGATAATGGGCTCACCTATGATAACGAATTTTACTTCAACATCAATGCCCCAGAGCAGATTAAGGTTTTAGACATTGGAACAACGCCCAACTATTTGAAAAGAATTTTTATCGCACCACAGTTTCAATACCAAAAGACAAACTTAAATCAACTAAACTACGGAGCCCTGGAAACCTACAATCTTATTGTCCTTAATGAGCTTACGGAAATTCCATCCGGTCTTATAACGGCGTTACGTTCGTTCACTGACGATGGCGGAAGCTTGGCAATTATTCCTGCGCAAAAAATAGATTTGGCCGCATACAATCGGTTATTATCCTTCTATTTAAATACGACTTTTGATACTAAAATAAATCAAGAAGTAGCCATATCCAACATAACATTTGAACATCCCCTTTATTATAATGTATTCCAAAAAAACGTCTCCAATTTTCAATATCCTACCGTAAAAGCGTACTACCCCATAAGGACGAATGCTACTGCGGCACTTTCATTGCAGAATAAGGCTCCTTTCTTGATAGGCAGGGATAATGTTTATATGTTTGCTGCCTCCTTAGAGGACACCAATTTTAAAAATTCCCCATTGATAGTCCCTACTTTTTACAATATAGGGGCCAACAGTCTAAAATCTTCGGAACTATACCATGTTATTGGTAAACGGACACAGGTAGATGTGCCCTACGTATTGAACAAAGACAACGTACTGAAATTGCTAGGTGAGGATTACGAGTTTATTCCCCAGCAAAGAGCTCTTCCTAAAAAGACACGATTGTTGTTTGATGATAATCCAACAAAAAGCGGTGTTTATCGAATACTGGACAATGACCAGGTTTTGCGCAATATAAGTTTCAATTACGATAGAAAAGAAAGTGACTTGTCTTACCTAGAACTGGGTGCCGGGACTTCAACAATTGTAAGTAGTTCTATCACCGACTTTTTTGAAACCAGTCAAAAAGAAAATACCATAAACGAGTTTTGGAAATGGTTTGCTATTTTAGCATTATTGTTCGTTTTTATAGAAACCATTCTCCAAAGATTTTTAAAGTAACTTCAAAATGAACGAGCAACTAAGCGCATGAACGTACTCATAAAATCGGCAAAGATTATAAATCCCGGTACAAAGGATATCCACCTTAAGAAAAGGGATATTTTAATTACCAATGGCGTTATACAAAAGATTGCTTCACGGATTGACCCTCCTACAAAAACAAAGGTAGTATCCTATAAAAATCTGCACGTATCATTAGGGTGGTTTGATAGTAGTGTGAGCTTTGGTGAGCCTGGCCATGAAGAGAGAGAGACCATAGTTAATGGTCTGAAGACCGCCGCTAGTAGCGGTTTTACGGATATTATACTGAACCCCACAGGTAATCCTGTTCCAGACAGTAGTTCGGACATTATATTCCTCAAAAATGCTGCGAAGGACGCCCTAACCAGATTGCATCCTTTGGGAAACCTTACCGTGAAAGGCGAAGGTGAAGTCTTAGCGGAGTTGTACGATATGAAGAACGCCGGTGCTGTTGGATTTTACGACTATAAAGCGGCTGTTTCAAACCCAAATTTGCTAAAAATTGCCTTGCAATACGCGCAAAATTTTAACGGAATCGTATGCTCTTTTCCGTTAGATAAAAAAATTGCAGGAAAAGGAATCGTTAACGAAGGGATTACCAGTACAAAGTTGGGTCTAAAAGGCATACCTGCCTTGGCAGAAGAACTTCAGATAGTACGAGATTTGTTCATACTCGAGTATACGGGAGGCAAACTTCACATACCGACCGTTAGCACAGAAAATTCAGTTAAGCTTATCGCATCGGCCAAGAAAAAAGGATTGAACGTGACCTGCAGCGTCGCCATCCATAATCTATTGTTCAAGGATGATAGTTTAATAGATTTTGATACGGATTATAAGGTAATGCCGCCCTTAAGAACAAAAGGAGATAGAAACGCTTTATTGAAAGGGGTAAAGAATGGTACTATCGATTTTGTGACATCGGACCATACGCCATTGAACATAGAACTAAAACAGGTAGAATTTGACAATGCCGCTTTCGGCACCATTGGCCTAGAAAGCTTTTTTGGTTCCTTGCGTACGTTATTTGAACTAGAAGAAGTGATAAAAATTCTTACCAAAGGTCGTTCAGTATTTGGTTTGGACACTCCGGAACTCAAGGAAGGTGCTTTGGCTTGCTTAACTCTTTTTGAACCGGATACCGAATACGAATTTTCTAAGGACCTTATTATGAGCTCCTCAAAGAATAGCATGTTCTTAGGTAAATCAATAAAAGGAAAAGTATTGGGATCTATGGTTGAAGATGCTTTGACATTAAATTTTTAATATGGCTGATTCAAAAAAAGTCGAAGGAAAAACTACGGCCATCGTAGCATACCTAACCATAGTGGGTGCATTAATTGCTCTATCCATGAATTCGGAACCAAAGCATGATTTTGCAAGGTTTCATACGAGGCAAGCCTTTGGGTTGCATTTGCTTTTTATTGCTTTTGGTATTCTCTCCAATAATTGGGGAAACTTATATTCCTTCTTTGGCTTATTTCTTTGCTATTCCATTCTATGGGTATACGGCTTTAGCGGTGTCCTCAGCAATAAAAAATTGGAAGTACCCGTTTTAGGCCCCTATTTTCAGAAATGGTTTACATTTATACAGTAATACAATAAGATGACAACAGCTCCCCTATCTTTAGAACACATCATTAGACCCTCCTCTTTAAAAAGTGAAAAGGCTCCGGTTCTTTTTTTATTACATGGGTATGGAAGTAATGAAGAAGACCTTTTTTCTTTTGCGGAAGAACTGCCTACCGAATTGTGTATTATTTCAGTTAGGGCACCATATACATTACAACCCTTTGGTTATGCGTGGTATGCCATAAATTTTGATGCCCAAAACGGAAAATGGAGCGATGACGAACAGGCCATTGCCTCTAGGGATAAAATACTTGCCTTTGTAGAAGAGGCCTGTAAGACCTATAATCTAGATACACACAATGTTTCCTTATTAGGTTTTAGTCAAGGAACTATTCTAAGCTACGCCGTAGCCCTCTCCTACCCGAAAAAAATTAAAAACGTAATTGCCCTGAGTGGCTATATCAACGAAGGAATTCTAACAGAAGATTATCAAAGCAAAGACCATTCGGGCTTACAGATTTACGCCTCTCACGGTCAAGTAGACCAAGTAATACCAATAGCATGGGCTCAGAAGGCACCAGATGTTCTATCTCAATTAGAAATACCACATGTTTTTGAAGAATTCCCAACAGGACATGGAGTAGCACCACAAAATTTCTATTCCTTTAAAAGTTGGCTAGAAAAAAAGCTCTAATTACTTTTTGTATATAGCAAATGGTCCATTAGCGTAAAATCAACTCCCAAATCATCTTTTAGTTCGTATTTAATAAGAAGTTCACCCCAGTATTTTCCATCGGAAAAATCGGTCAATATCCATTTGTGGTTCAACACTTTTATTTTATTGATTTTAAAATCGCTTTGCATACCGGCATAAGGAATTAAAGGATTATCTCCGGCAGACTCGTTCGTTTCCAACAATTTATCGGCAATATATCCAGCGGGATTTTCAAGCTCTAGATGTTCATAGTATGCCAGCGCATCATCATTGTTTTCCAAAGAAAAGTATTGCATCTCTAAAACACGCAGTTCTGACTGCTGAATGGAATCCTTTAAACCCACAACCTCTTGTTTAAATTTTTCGATGCTCGTATTGTTGGCATCCGCCATTTTACCACTACTTACGAATAGGTAGAGGCATATAAGTGATACAAAAATAAATAGGTAAAGAAAAATTTTACTTTTCATAAATTATAGTTCAATAGTGAGATTATCATAAGCTAAATGTACATTTTCAGGAAGATTTTTTTCTACCTCCGCATGGAAACCCAAAAGATGGCTAATATGTGTAAAGTATGCCTTCTCTGGCTTTACTTTGTTTACAAAATCCAGGGCTTCCTCTAAGTTAAAATGAGATTGATGTGCCTCTATCCGCAGTGCATTGACCACTAAAACTTTTGAGCCAATAATTTTATCCATTTCCTTTTTCTCCATGGATTTTACATCCGTGAGATAGGTAAAATCCCCTATACGATACCCAAAAATCTTCAATCTATTATGTAACGCTTGTATAGGAGTTACCGTCATTCCACCAAGTTCAAAAGTGCTGTTTTTCTTAACGATGTTCACCGTTACTGCCGGTGCACCGGGGTATCTTTCTTTTTTATTAAAAATATAATCAAAACGACGTTTTAAGGCTTTCACCACGCGTTTACGGGCATAAATAGGAATGTCTCCCTGCCTAAAAAAGAATGGTCTAATATCATCTATACCAGCCGTATGGTCGGAGTGTTCATGGGTGAACAAAATACCGTCTAGTTTGGAAACATTATGGGTAAGCATCTGTTGTCTAAAATCTGGTCCACAATCAATAGTGAAATTATAGGTGTCCCATGAAAGTAAAACGGATACCCTAAGTCTTTTATCTTTAGGGTCATTACTTAAGCAAACAGGGTGTTTACTCCCGATTATAGGAATACCCTGCGAAGTTCCGGTACCTAAAAAAGTGATTTTAAGTGTCTCGTTCATCCAAAACAAAGTTAAGTTATATTTGATTATGAGCTACCAAGAATAAATCAAAGCATTAGACGTTTTATAACAGTAATCCCAAGAATATAAAACAAAGGACAGACCCTTAAAACTAATTGCAAATTTTCTTATGGTTTAGGCTGTAGGTAGTTTGTTCTTTTTAACTTTGTTAAAAGCAAATTCATAAAATAATGGCTTCAGTTCTAAAGAGAGATAGTGCCTTTGAAAACATTCCTTCCATAAAGGCAAAAACTTTAAGAATAAACTTAAACCCCGACATTTACGGAACCTTTGCGGAAATTGGTGCAGGCCAAGAGACGGCACGTCATTTTTTTAGATCGGGAGGGGCTTCAGGTACTATTGCCAAAGCCATGAGTGCCTATGATAAGGATTTCAGTGATGCCATATATGGTATAGAAGCGGACGGTAGGTATGTTACCCAGGCACGGCTGAAAACCATGCTCTCTCATGAAATGAATTTGATGGAAGAGCGTATTAGTAGGGAAAAGCATCCGGAAAGACTGTTCTTTTCCTATGCGAACACCGTTGCTACGATTGATTTTTCAAAACGATATAAGGGACACGGTTGGGTAGGTATTCGCTACCAATTAGACCCTAATCAGAAAGAATTCGATGAAATAATCCTTCATATCCGTTTTAAACAGAATGAAGCACGATTACAACAAGAAACTTTAGGGATTTTGGGTGTTAACCTTATTTATGGAGCATTTTACAAGTATCATAAGCCTAAGAAAATGCTTAAATACTTGTACGATCATATCGATAAGGATACCGTAGAAATTGACATGGTCAATTTTAATGGTCCAAGTTTTAAGGATGTAGATAACAGGTTGATGAGTTTACAGCTGATTAGGAACGATATGACCGATGCGGTGATGTTTGGTCCGGATGGTAATAACGTATTACCCGCAGCTGTACTTTACAAAAAGAATATTCTTGCACTTCGTGGTAGTTTTAGGCCCGTTACCAAGGTAAATCTGGATATGTTCGAGAAGTCATATGATATTTTTATTCGTGACCCTCAAGTAGACCAGGACAATAGCATCGTTATTTTTGAAATTACCCTATCCAACCTCAAGGCGTCAGGAGAAATTGATGAGCAGGATTTTATGGACCGTGCAGAACTACTCTGTTCATTGGGACATTCGGTAATGATTTCAAAATTCCAAGAATATTATAAGCTTGTTGAATACCTACATAACTATACTAAAAATAGAATTGGCCTTACCATGGGCGTGAACAATTTGGTAGACATTTTCGATGAGAAATATTATCGCCACTTAAGTGGGGGCATTTTGGAAGCCTTTGGAAAGCTTTTCTTTAAAGATTTACAAGTGTATCTCTATCCTATGAAGAATACCGAAACTGGGCAAGTAATGACCAGTAATAATGTGAAGGTGCATCCACGAATGAAAGAACTTTACAAATTCTTCAAATACAATGGAAAGGTGATGGACATTATTGACTATGAGCCAGAAATAATGCATATTTTCTCTAGGGATGTACTCAAAAGAATCATCAACGGAGAAGATGGTTGGGAGGAGATGTTACCAGAAGGTATTGCTGAAATTATTAAAGAGAAAAAACTCTTCACCAGAAAAGACACGGAACAGATTTCAGAAGCAAAGTAACTAAGTCCGGTAAATTATCAAAGCCCCTTTTAAAGGGGCTTTTTTTATGGGTTACGCTAAAAGTTGTGCAGCGTGGTCTTTGGTTTTCACCTTCTCAATAACCCTGCTCACCTTACCTTCACCATCTACAACAAAGGTCATTCTATGAATACCATCATACTCCCTACCCATGAATTTTTTAGGACCCCAAACTCCAAAAGCATTGATAACGGTATGGTCCTCATCCGCAAGTAATGGGAAAGGAAATTCATACTTATTTCTAAAATTCGCCTGCTTTTTTTGAGAATCCTCACTTACTCCAAGCAACTCATAACCAGCATCTTGCAGCTCTTTATAGTTATCCCTTAAATTACAGGCTTCAGCCGTACAACCTGGAGTATTTGCACGAGGATAGAAAAAAACCACCAAATTTTTACCGGAATAATCAGATAAATGTATAGTATTGCCATCTTGATCGGTGCTCGAAAATGCAGGGACTTTATCACCTGCTTTTAATGTTTTCATAGTTATTCTATTATTAATTATGTTTAACAAATAATATGTAAAATTAAACAAATATGACTAAAGCTGAAAAAGTTAATTTTGCGATTACCAAACTACAGGAACTTTACCCCGTAATTCCTGTTCCCTTAGACCATAAGGATCCGTATACATTACTAATTGCAGTTTTAATGTCCGCCCAAAGTACGGATATCCGAGTAAATAAGATAACCCCGTTACTTTTTGAAAAAGCGGATAATCCTTATGATATGGTAAAACTATCCGTTGAGGAAATTAGGGATATCATACGTCCTGTAGGGTTATCACCAATGAAGTCTAAAGGTATTCATGGACTCTCAAAAATTTTAATTGATAAATACGATGGCGAAGTTCCAAGGGATATAGCATTATTAGAAGAATTACCGGCTGTAGGTCATAAAACGGCCAGCGTAGTTGTCTCGCAAGCCTTTGGCATACCTGCTTTTCCAGTAGACACCCACATTCATAGGCTCATGTATAGATGGGGTTTTACCAATGGCAAAAATGTGGTACAAACAGAAAAAGATGCAAAACGGCTATTCCCAAAGGAATTATGGAATGATTTGCATTTACAAATAATTTGGTACGGAAGAGATTACTCTCCCGCGAGAGGTTGGGATTTGAATAATGATATCATTACCAAAACAATAGGAAGAAAAACTGTTTTGGATGACTACTATAAAAAAATAAAGACCCGCAAATAGCGGGTCTTTATTAATTTAAAAAGGTTTCAAACCTCAAATTTTTGTATTCAATGTCATAAAGTGCCTGTGAAAAACTCAATAAAAAATTGATAGTTTTAGGACAAACTTTATTAAACTCGGTCTGTTCTTGATAATTAGAGTAAATTTTTTCCATATTTCCAACGTTGTTACATTTTAAATAACGCAACTAAAAAGGAAATATTGTTTATGTTGTTTTTGAAGAATCTAGTTGGTAAGAACTATATTGTTTTTCTCAATTATCTTTCTAAGGTTAATCAGTGCATATCTCATTCTCCCAAGAGCGGTATTTATACTGACTCCAGTGTTTTCAGAAATTTCTTTAAAGCTCATATCTTTATAGATGCGCATTACTAAAACCTCCTTTTGA
This genomic window from Maribacter sp. MJ134 contains:
- a CDS encoding hydrolase, with the translated sequence MKSKIFLYLFIFVSLICLYLFVSSGKMADANNTSIEKFKQEVVGLKDSIQQSELRVLEMQYFSLENNDDALAYYEHLELENPAGYIADKLLETNESAGDNPLIPYAGMQSDFKINKIKVLNHKWILTDFSDGKYWGELLIKYELKDDLGVDFTLMDHLLYTKSN
- a CDS encoding sulfite exporter TauE/SafE family protein; its protein translation is MEEWYHYPLLVVVGFAVGFINTVAGGGSLLSLPVLIFLGLPSNIANGTNRVAIVIQTALATAGFKSKGVSTFPFNAYLGIAAFLGSIIGAYIAVDVKGEVFNRILAIVMILVVFIIVFSPKINFKDVEERLTGKYLWIGIVVFFFFGIYGGFINAGLGFLMILFLHYVNRMSLVRSNATKVSVVFLYMISALAVFALNDKVNWKIGLILAIGNGSGAWIASRYSVKKGDGFIKVFLVIMVVAMAVKLWFF
- the bcp gene encoding thioredoxin-dependent thiol peroxidase, with product MKTLKAGDKVPAFSSTDQDGNTIHLSDYSGKNLVVFFYPRANTPGCTAEACNLRDNYKELQDAGYELLGVSEDSQKKQANFRNKYEFPFPLLADEDHTVINAFGVWGPKKFMGREYDGIHRMTFVVDGEGKVSRVIEKVKTKDHAAQLLA
- a CDS encoding nicotinate-nucleotide adenylyltransferase, producing the protein MASVLKRDSAFENIPSIKAKTLRINLNPDIYGTFAEIGAGQETARHFFRSGGASGTIAKAMSAYDKDFSDAIYGIEADGRYVTQARLKTMLSHEMNLMEERISREKHPERLFFSYANTVATIDFSKRYKGHGWVGIRYQLDPNQKEFDEIILHIRFKQNEARLQQETLGILGVNLIYGAFYKYHKPKKMLKYLYDHIDKDTVEIDMVNFNGPSFKDVDNRLMSLQLIRNDMTDAVMFGPDGNNVLPAAVLYKKNILALRGSFRPVTKVNLDMFEKSYDIFIRDPQVDQDNSIVIFEITLSNLKASGEIDEQDFMDRAELLCSLGHSVMISKFQEYYKLVEYLHNYTKNRIGLTMGVNNLVDIFDEKYYRHLSGGILEAFGKLFFKDLQVYLYPMKNTETGQVMTSNNVKVHPRMKELYKFFKYNGKVMDIIDYEPEIMHIFSRDVLKRIINGEDGWEEMLPEGIAEIIKEKKLFTRKDTEQISEAK
- a CDS encoding alpha/beta hydrolase; translation: MTTAPLSLEHIIRPSSLKSEKAPVLFLLHGYGSNEEDLFSFAEELPTELCIISVRAPYTLQPFGYAWYAINFDAQNGKWSDDEQAIASRDKILAFVEEACKTYNLDTHNVSLLGFSQGTILSYAVALSYPKKIKNVIALSGYINEGILTEDYQSKDHSGLQIYASHGQVDQVIPIAWAQKAPDVLSQLEIPHVFEEFPTGHGVAPQNFYSFKSWLEKKL
- a CDS encoding BatA domain-containing protein: MQFKHPEFLWALFLLLIPIFIHLFQLRRFKRTPFTNVKLLQQVVSKSRKSSTLKKWLLLFSRLGILSGLVLAFAQPFSANENAVREKENVFYLDNSFSMHARTANATLFQNTVQEFIQRVPEDEKFHLFTNDNTFLDVEISDLKNDLLEMKPSAEQLTLKEVVLKAKTLYSQDNSKQRNTIIISDFQQRLGDLPNDSNATTNLYYINPLKEKVENITIDSIYLNPNENGSLDLTALVSSNYSVETTAVSLYNGNKLIAKTAANFDTNNKAKVLFSIPSDEEINGRIVLADNGLTYDNEFYFNINAPEQIKVLDIGTTPNYLKRIFIAPQFQYQKTNLNQLNYGALETYNLIVLNELTEIPSGLITALRSFTDDGGSLAIIPAQKIDLAAYNRLLSFYLNTTFDTKINQEVAISNITFEHPLYYNVFQKNVSNFQYPTVKAYYPIRTNATAALSLQNKAPFLIGRDNVYMFAASLEDTNFKNSPLIVPTFYNIGANSLKSSELYHVIGKRTQVDVPYVLNKDNVLKLLGEDYEFIPQQRALPKKTRLLFDDNPTKSGVYRILDNDQVLRNISFNYDRKESDLSYLELGAGTSTIVSSSITDFFETSQKENTINEFWKWFAILALLFVFIETILQRFLK
- a CDS encoding MBL fold metallo-hydrolase, translating into MNETLKITFLGTGTSQGIPIIGSKHPVCLSNDPKDKRLRVSVLLSWDTYNFTIDCGPDFRQQMLTHNVSKLDGILFTHEHSDHTAGIDDIRPFFFRQGDIPIYARKRVVKALKRRFDYIFNKKERYPGAPAVTVNIVKKNSTFELGGMTVTPIQALHNRLKIFGYRIGDFTYLTDVKSMEKKEMDKIIGSKVLVVNALRIEAHQSHFNLEEALDFVNKVKPEKAYFTHISHLLGFHAEVEKNLPENVHLAYDNLTIEL
- a CDS encoding glycosyltransferase, which encodes MEVPLVSILIPFKNTAPFLEACLDSIISQTFTNWQVLAVNDNSSDMSLAIVQKYANKDPRIKVFNTNGRGIIEALRTAYDYSEGKFITRMDADDLMTPKRLELMVADLEQYGMGHIAIGQVKYFSEKGIGDGYERYEKWLNALTEKGTNFSELYKECVIPSPCWMLHKVDLDACESFKPDDYPEDYDLTFRFYEHGLKVIPSKQILLLWRDYDHRTSRTSEHYAHNYFLDIKLRYFVKLHYNPNENLVIWGAGNKGKTIAKKLIERKVLFQWICNNPKKIGKEIYGKTLLPINSLEKIPNSQSIIAVANEEEQKHIHDYFNKKGKISMKDYFFFC
- a CDS encoding endonuclease III domain-containing protein — protein: MTKAEKVNFAITKLQELYPVIPVPLDHKDPYTLLIAVLMSAQSTDIRVNKITPLLFEKADNPYDMVKLSVEEIRDIIRPVGLSPMKSKGIHGLSKILIDKYDGEVPRDIALLEELPAVGHKTASVVVSQAFGIPAFPVDTHIHRLMYRWGFTNGKNVVQTEKDAKRLFPKELWNDLHLQIIWYGRDYSPARGWDLNNDIITKTIGRKTVLDDYYKKIKTRK
- a CDS encoding dihydroorotase is translated as MNVLIKSAKIINPGTKDIHLKKRDILITNGVIQKIASRIDPPTKTKVVSYKNLHVSLGWFDSSVSFGEPGHEERETIVNGLKTAASSGFTDIILNPTGNPVPDSSSDIIFLKNAAKDALTRLHPLGNLTVKGEGEVLAELYDMKNAGAVGFYDYKAAVSNPNLLKIALQYAQNFNGIVCSFPLDKKIAGKGIVNEGITSTKLGLKGIPALAEELQIVRDLFILEYTGGKLHIPTVSTENSVKLIASAKKKGLNVTCSVAIHNLLFKDDSLIDFDTDYKVMPPLRTKGDRNALLKGVKNGTIDFVTSDHTPLNIELKQVEFDNAAFGTIGLESFFGSLRTLFELEEVIKILTKGRSVFGLDTPELKEGALACLTLFEPDTEYEFSKDLIMSSSKNSMFLGKSIKGKVLGSMVEDALTLNF